ATCAACATAGTATAGAATTTCTTCGCTGTCGATATTACTATGGTTGTATGGAGCCGGAATAGCCAGGGGATGGTAATCATACAACCTTGGGACAAAACTGCAAACCACAAAATTATTTGCCTCAAAGGTTTGATGGATTGGTGGAGGCAAATGAACCCTTCCTGTCAGAGGCTCAAAATTATGAATAGAAAATCCATAGGGATAACAATAGCCGTCCCAACCTACTACATCAAACGGATGAGAGCCATACACGTAATTATACAAAACACCTTGCTTCTTAATTTTTATCAAAAAGTCGCCCTTTTCATCATAGGTTTCCAAATCTTGTGGAAGCTTATAGTCCCTTTCGCAAAAAGGAGATGATTCTCCCAATTGTCCAAATTTATTTCTGTAATGTCGAGGCGTATAAATTGGGCTAAAGGATTCCAAATAAAGCAATCGATTATTTTCAGATTCAAAACTAAGTTGGTAAATCATTCCACGGGGAATAATCAAGTAATCGCCGTATTCAAATGGGATTTGTCCGACCATAGTTTTAAGCACCCCTTTCCCTTCATGGATAAACAACAATTCATCGGCATCCGCATTTTTATAGAAATAATCCTGCATTGATTTTTTGGGAGCGGCAACTCCTACAATCACATCCGAATTTACCATCATTGGGATACGACTATCCAAAAAATCATCGGTTGGGGTGGCTTTAAAACCCAGGAAGCGATGTGCCTTCAAATTTTTAGCAAAGGCTATTTCGGGGGATACATCCTTTGAATCGCCTATGGATTTAACCATTGTTGGTCGGTAATTATGATAAAGTATGGAAGACAATCCGCTAAATCCTTCCGTTCCAAAAAGTTGTTCCACGTACAATTCGCCGGAAGGTTTACGGTATTGGATATGCCTTTTGTTGGGGAATTTTCCTAGTTTATGATAAATGGGCATGGGTAATTAAATTAGGTAAGGTATTAAAAATTATAAGGTTCGGCTTCCATTAAAATAGTCAAAATCGTTTCCACCACATCTTCTGCATTGGGTTTTGAAAAATAATCTCCATCGGTTCCGTAAGCAGGACGGTGAGCTTTTGCAGAAATCGCCACCGGCTTACTATCCAGGAAGCGATAAGCTCCTTGTTCATCGAGTACTTGTTGCATCATATAAGCAGAAGCCCCACCCGGAACATCCTCATCCAGAAAAACTATGCGATTTGTTTTTTGCAGACTCTTAACAATGCATCCATCCAAATCAAATGGAAGCAAGGTCTGTACGTCTATCAATTCAACCGACACACCTTCTTCTTTCAGTTGTTCAATGGCGTCTAGGGCTATTCGAACACAAGAACCATAGGTAACCAAGGTAATATCATTTCCTTCAACCAATACTTCCGGGCGGCCCAAAGGAACTGTAAATTCACCTAAATTGCTGGGGAGGTTTTCCTTGGATCTGTAACCATTTAAAGGTTCCACAACTATTGCCGGCTCATCAGCCTGAAGCAAAAGGTTATACATTCCGGCGGCTTGTACCATGTTTCGAGGCACACAAATATGCATTCCACGAAGCGAGTGAATCAGGCTTCCCATCGGAGATCCACTGTGCCAAATTCCTTCTAAACGATGCCCCCTGGTTCGGATAATTGCCGGAGCTTTTTGTCCACCTTTGGTTCGGTAATGCAAGGTAGCCAAATCATCGGTCATCATTTGCAAACCATAAAAAACATAGTCTAAATATTGAATTTCAGCAATAGGCCGTATTCCTCTCAAAGCCAAACCAATACCTTGTCCGACAATTGTACATTCACGGATACCTACATCAAAAATTCGAGTAGTTCCAAACTTCTTTTGCAATCCTTCAAAACCCTGGTTTACGTCGCCAATATTACCCAAATCCTCACCAAAGGCTACCAGATTAGGGTATTTTTCAAACAATTTATCAAAGTTAAATTTAATCACCTCTCTCCCATCCACCGAGCTTGGAGTATCCGGAAATACAGGTTTGGTTTCGGCAATTGACAAAGCACTCCATTGGCTTCGGCTATGCAGACATGAATTGTAATCTTCCCGATTTTTCTCATTTGTTTGCTCATACCAATTTTGTAGCGCTTTTCGATGCGAGTTATCCAATCCCATGGTTGCCCGCAAGGATTTTCTGACAGCCACCTGAATATCTTTTTTACCAGGGTCAATAGCAGTTGCCAGGGCTGAACGATACTTCAATAAATCTTCCCTATTTCCCAAATCTTTGGCCAATGAATCTATCAAAGAAAGTGCTGTTTGAAGGTCGGTTTTTATGGATTGCGTATAGGCTTCCCATGCTTTTCTTCGACCTTCTTTTACCTGATTTTTGACTTCTTCTTCCACCTGGTCAAGCTCTTGCTCTGTTGCCAGGGCATTTTCAACCATCCATTTACGCATTTTTACCAGACAGTCGAAATCCACTTCCCATTGCAAGCGTTCTTTTGATTTGTAACGTTCATGAGAACCTGAAGTAGAATGGCCTTGAGGCTGAGTTACCTCTTGAATATGGAACAATACCGGAGTATGGGTACTTCTGCATTCATCGATTCCTTTTTCATACATTTCAATTAAACCGGCGTAATCCCATCCTTTTCCGGTATAGATCCGCAAGCCATTGGTACCTTCTTCTTTTTCGAAACCTGCTAATACTTTCGAAATACTTTCCTTGGTAGTTTGAATTTTCTTGGGAACCGAAATACCATATCCGTCGTCCCAAACACTTACTGCCAAAGGCACTTGCAAAACACCAGCGGCATTAATTGTTTCCCAAAAATGGCCTTCCGAGGTACTTGCATCGCCAATAGTTACAAAAGCTACTTCATTTCCTCCTTGGGTAAAGGAAGGGAAATTGGAAATAGTTTCTTCATTTCTATAAATTTTCGATGCCAATGCCAGGCCAAGCGCTCTGGGCATTTGCGCGGCAGTAGGTGATATATCCGACGAAACGTTGTAATGTTGAGTTTGATCCTTCCAGCTACCATCGGCATTTAGAATTCGGGTTCCATAATGA
This genomic window from Bacteroidia bacterium contains:
- a CDS encoding homogentisate 1,2-dioxygenase; the encoded protein is MPIYHKLGKFPNKRHIQYRKPSGELYVEQLFGTEGFSGLSSILYHNYRPTMVKSIGDSKDVSPEIAFAKNLKAHRFLGFKATPTDDFLDSRIPMMVNSDVIVGVAAPKKSMQDYFYKNADADELLFIHEGKGVLKTMVGQIPFEYGDYLIIPRGMIYQLSFESENNRLLYLESFSPIYTPRHYRNKFGQLGESSPFCERDYKLPQDLETYDEKGDFLIKIKKQGVLYNYVYGSHPFDVVGWDGYCYPYGFSIHNFEPLTGRVHLPPPIHQTFEANNFVVCSFVPRLYDYHPLAIPAPYNHSNIDSEEILYYVDGDFMSRNNIQKGDFTLHPAGIVHGPQPGATERSIGKKETFELAVMIDTFKPLMITKQAMQMDDESYFKSWME
- a CDS encoding transketolase; its protein translation is MSNENKQDKAVELSFEEYKQLVLNDYKIAQISRQASLTGRKEVLTGKAKFGIFGDGKEIAQIAMSKAFQKGDWRAGYYRDQTFMMALGLLTVQEFFAQLYAHTDVVAEPSSAGRSMNGHYGTRILNADGSWKDQTQHYNVSSDISPTAAQMPRALGLALASKIYRNEETISNFPSFTQGGNEVAFVTIGDASTSEGHFWETINAAGVLQVPLAVSVWDDGYGISVPKKIQTTKESISKVLAGFEKEEGTNGLRIYTGKGWDYAGLIEMYEKGIDECRSTHTPVLFHIQEVTQPQGHSTSGSHERYKSKERLQWEVDFDCLVKMRKWMVENALATEQELDQVEEEVKNQVKEGRRKAWEAYTQSIKTDLQTALSLIDSLAKDLGNREDLLKYRSALATAIDPGKKDIQVAVRKSLRATMGLDNSHRKALQNWYEQTNEKNREDYNSCLHSRSQWSALSIAETKPVFPDTPSSVDGREVIKFNFDKLFEKYPNLVAFGEDLGNIGDVNQGFEGLQKKFGTTRIFDVGIRECTIVGQGIGLALRGIRPIAEIQYLDYVFYGLQMMTDDLATLHYRTKGGQKAPAIIRTRGHRLEGIWHSGSPMGSLIHSLRGMHICVPRNMVQAAGMYNLLLQADEPAIVVEPLNGYRSKENLPSNLGEFTVPLGRPEVLVEGNDITLVTYGSCVRIALDAIEQLKEEGVSVELIDVQTLLPFDLDGCIVKSLQKTNRIVFLDEDVPGGASAYMMQQVLDEQGAYRFLDSKPVAISAKAHRPAYGTDGDYFSKPNAEDVVETILTILMEAEPYNF